One window from the genome of Pedobacter schmidteae encodes:
- a CDS encoding FecR family protein produces the protein MKNKQAKSLLNRHRKGQTSLEERAALESWYNHQAEINPGLKDDTDFAKALDEMDQAFPFAELQSKSVKVYSWRLVAAAAAVLFCLGTALYFYSHKTTSEKTDRFAGDVKPGGNRAFLTLSDGSKISLTDAANGELARQANISITKAKDGQLVYEVKGAEGNDHKTTFNTIETPRGGQYQIKLPDGTIVWLNASSVLRYPTVFTGSSRTVELKGEAYFEVAKSKYRTFKVKSGLQELQVLGTHFNVSAYIDDIAVKTTLLEGSVMVSGNNTTGGAQDVVLKPGQQSSFSARGLRVSLADTEESVAWKNGYFKFNDEHIESILKKVSRWYDTDIEYEGKMTDKIFNGKISRYSNVSKVLELLELTGAIHFKIEGRRIIAMP, from the coding sequence ATGAAAAACAAACAAGCAAAGTCACTTTTAAATCGCCATAGGAAAGGCCAGACCAGTTTGGAAGAACGGGCTGCATTGGAAAGCTGGTACAACCATCAGGCAGAGATAAATCCGGGCTTGAAGGATGATACAGATTTTGCAAAGGCCTTAGATGAAATGGATCAGGCTTTTCCTTTTGCTGAATTGCAATCCAAATCTGTAAAAGTTTACAGCTGGCGTTTGGTTGCTGCGGCTGCCGCAGTACTGTTCTGTTTAGGTACGGCCCTTTATTTCTATAGCCATAAAACAACATCAGAGAAAACAGACCGCTTCGCGGGAGATGTAAAACCAGGTGGAAACAGAGCGTTTTTGACCTTATCAGATGGTTCGAAGATTTCGCTTACAGATGCAGCCAATGGTGAATTGGCCAGACAGGCTAATATTAGTATTACCAAGGCAAAAGATGGCCAATTGGTGTATGAAGTAAAAGGAGCTGAAGGAAATGATCATAAAACTACTTTTAATACAATTGAGACTCCACGGGGGGGGCAATACCAGATTAAACTTCCTGACGGAACTATAGTGTGGTTAAATGCGTCTTCTGTTTTGCGTTATCCAACGGTGTTCACGGGGAGTAGTCGTACCGTAGAATTAAAAGGTGAAGCCTATTTTGAGGTAGCTAAAAGCAAGTACAGAACATTTAAAGTGAAGTCAGGCTTGCAGGAGCTGCAGGTGTTGGGGACTCATTTTAATGTGAGCGCTTATATTGATGATATTGCTGTTAAAACTACTTTACTGGAGGGCTCGGTAATGGTGAGTGGCAACAACACTACTGGAGGAGCACAGGATGTAGTGTTGAAACCCGGCCAGCAATCTTCATTTTCTGCACGCGGCTTAAGGGTTTCTTTGGCTGATACAGAAGAATCCGTAGCCTGGAAAAACGGTTATTTTAAATTTAATGATGAACATATAGAAAGCATATTGAAGAAGGTGTCGCGGTGGTATGATACCGATATTGAATATGAAGGAAAGATGACGGATAAGATTTTTAATGGAAAGATATCGCGCTACAGTAATGTTTCTAAGGTACTCGAACTATTGGAACTGACAGGTGCCATTCATTTTAAAATAGAGGGAAGGAGGATCATCGCTATGCCATAA
- a CDS encoding RNA polymerase sigma factor: protein MDSYGKLSDQELSDLLKSGDQLVFAEIYNRYKGILYLHAYRMIQHREDAMDVVQELFANVWINRETLTIKTTLSAYLYGAIRNRILDIIAHQKIVLKYTDSLQGFLDDGEMVTDNQIREKELSRIIETEISQMPPKMREVFELSRQQNLSHKEIASQLNISDKTVKKQVNKAIKLLRLKINLILTFF from the coding sequence ATGGACTCATACGGGAAGCTTTCGGATCAGGAGCTGTCTGACTTGTTAAAGTCGGGCGATCAGCTTGTGTTTGCTGAAATTTATAACCGTTATAAGGGGATATTATATCTTCACGCTTATCGAATGATTCAGCATAGAGAAGATGCGATGGACGTAGTACAGGAGCTTTTTGCCAATGTCTGGATCAACAGGGAAACATTAACCATTAAAACTACATTGTCTGCTTATTTATATGGCGCCATCAGAAACCGTATCCTTGATATTATTGCCCATCAAAAAATTGTATTAAAGTATACGGATAGCTTGCAGGGGTTTTTAGATGACGGAGAAATGGTTACTGATAACCAGATCAGGGAAAAGGAGCTGAGCCGCATTATCGAAACAGAAATTAGTCAGATGCCACCAAAAATGAGGGAGGTATTTGAATTAAGCAGACAGCAAAATCTGTCGCATAAGGAAATCGCCAGTCAGTTGAACATATCCGATAAGACCGTTAAAAAGCAGGTTAATAAGGCTATTAAGTTGCTTAGGCTTAAAATTAACCTGATTTTGACTTTTTTTTAA
- a CDS encoding carbohydrate-binding family 9-like protein, translating to MIKKIDVPFVDVAGKELDDIKKLMDEQPLHPINLVNWPEFETGASADFSIVHNNSSIFVRYTVAESVLKSTSRDFNQHVHLDNCVEFFIGFGPGRHYYNVELNCLASIKIGYGEGRENREALAPELLEQVRISVVMDYQPNSGPHAFKWQLLMILPTAVFCHDRIVEFGGISGNANFYKCGDELPEPHFLTWNKVDTAGPDFHQPTFFGQLNFMPAK from the coding sequence ATGATAAAAAAAATTGATGTTCCATTTGTTGATGTTGCTGGAAAAGAGCTGGACGATATAAAAAAACTGATGGACGAGCAGCCATTACATCCAATAAACCTGGTCAACTGGCCGGAGTTTGAAACAGGTGCCAGCGCCGACTTTTCGATTGTACATAATAACAGTTCCATTTTTGTCCGCTACACGGTAGCCGAAAGTGTTTTAAAATCTACGAGCCGTGATTTTAATCAGCATGTTCATCTGGACAATTGTGTAGAGTTTTTTATCGGTTTTGGCCCTGGGCGGCACTATTATAATGTTGAATTAAATTGCCTGGCTTCAATTAAGATAGGTTATGGCGAGGGAAGGGAAAACAGGGAAGCTCTGGCACCCGAACTGCTTGAGCAAGTTAGAATTAGTGTGGTGATGGACTACCAACCGAATAGTGGTCCTCATGCCTTTAAATGGCAATTGCTAATGATATTACCTACTGCTGTTTTTTGCCATGATCGAATAGTTGAATTTGGGGGAATAAGTGGTAATGCCAATTTTTATAAATGTGGGGATGAGTTACCAGAACCTCATTTTTTAACCTGGAACAAGGTAGATACTGCAGGCCCCGATTTCCATCAGCCGACATTTTTTGGGCAATTGAACTTTATGCCGGCCAAATAA
- a CDS encoding substrate-binding domain-containing protein — MKKTEEKELVGVREIARKANVSIATVDRVLHNRTGVSAKTKEKIDAIIEELNYKPNILARRLASKQILRFAVLIPEVSKETDYWNAPLSGVLQAESEVSAYGIQIETFLFDQNDKKSFVKQADKVMLGNFNGVLLAPMFIEESSHFVAECAKLDIPCVFINSDIPDMKSLCYIGPDLYHSGYLTAHISGYLLKENDKVLVVNISKEIDNHHHLLRKEEGFRKYFADNHKNNEILKVDIRDTAYDSVKSSLSTALKANPVNLIFVTNSRVSSVARYLEEEKIENVKLIGFDFLKENIEYLKKQTIDFLICQKPIEQGYRGIMALYTHFVHASPIEKVYYMPIDIITKENYQFYRN, encoded by the coding sequence ATGAAGAAAACCGAAGAGAAAGAACTGGTTGGCGTACGTGAAATTGCCCGGAAAGCGAATGTTTCTATAGCTACTGTGGATCGGGTTTTGCACAACAGAACCGGGGTTTCGGCCAAAACCAAAGAAAAGATTGATGCCATTATTGAGGAATTGAATTATAAACCCAATATTCTGGCCCGGAGATTGGCGTCAAAACAGATATTAAGGTTTGCTGTGTTGATTCCGGAGGTATCAAAAGAAACTGATTATTGGAATGCTCCATTGAGCGGTGTATTACAAGCCGAATCGGAGGTATCAGCCTATGGCATACAGATTGAAACTTTTCTGTTCGATCAGAACGATAAAAAATCATTTGTTAAACAGGCCGACAAGGTGATGCTGGGCAATTTTAACGGGGTATTGCTGGCGCCTATGTTTATTGAAGAGTCGAGCCATTTTGTGGCCGAGTGTGCGAAGCTGGACATACCATGTGTTTTTATCAATTCGGACATTCCGGATATGAAGAGCTTATGTTACATTGGCCCGGATTTATATCATAGTGGTTACCTTACCGCGCATATTTCCGGTTATTTGCTAAAAGAAAATGATAAAGTACTGGTGGTCAATATTTCCAAAGAGATTGACAATCACCATCACTTGCTTAGAAAAGAAGAAGGGTTTAGAAAGTATTTTGCTGATAATCATAAGAATAACGAAATTTTGAAGGTCGATATACGTGACACTGCTTATGACTCGGTAAAAAGTAGCCTATCGACCGCCCTAAAGGCAAATCCGGTAAACCTGATTTTTGTAACTAACTCGCGTGTATCGTCTGTAGCCCGTTACCTGGAAGAGGAAAAAATAGAGAATGTTAAACTGATTGGTTTTGATTTTTTGAAAGAGAATATTGAATACCTGAAAAAGCAGACGATTGACTTTTTAATCTGTCAGAAGCCTATTGAACAGGGATACAGGGGGATTATGGCCTTATATACCCATTTTGTACATGCCAGCCCGATAGAGAAAGTCTATTATATGCCGATAGATATCATTACCAAAGAGAACTACCAATTTTACCGAAACTAA
- a CDS encoding 6-phosphogluconolactonase: MIKEIKKDKLNIQIFEDRKLLGAAAASAVAAQIAALLKQEAYLNIIFAAAPSQNEFLASLLEKDIEWSRINAFHMDEYTGLHKDAPQGFGNFLKTRLFGQAKFRSVNYINGGAVDVQAECGRYADLLKEFPPHLVCMGIGENTHLAFNDPHVADFKDEVLVKVVDLDEACRQQQVNDGCFEVIAEVPEYAITLTIPALFSGSAIFCMVPGENKAQAILHTVTQDIEEKYPSTILRRHENAYLFADAESAGFL; the protein is encoded by the coding sequence ATGATTAAAGAGATTAAAAAAGATAAACTTAACATACAGATTTTTGAGGACCGGAAATTATTAGGTGCAGCAGCTGCGTCGGCGGTTGCTGCACAGATTGCTGCATTGCTTAAACAGGAGGCATATTTGAATATCATTTTTGCTGCTGCACCTTCGCAAAACGAATTTTTAGCTTCATTGCTTGAAAAGGACATAGAATGGTCGCGCATCAATGCCTTTCATATGGATGAATATACCGGGCTGCACAAAGATGCACCGCAAGGTTTTGGAAATTTTTTGAAGACCAGACTGTTTGGACAGGCCAAATTCCGTTCTGTAAATTATATCAATGGAGGTGCTGTTGATGTACAGGCCGAATGTGGCCGATATGCAGATTTATTGAAAGAATTTCCTCCTCACCTGGTTTGTATGGGCATAGGCGAAAATACCCACCTGGCTTTTAATGATCCGCACGTGGCCGACTTTAAAGATGAGGTACTGGTAAAAGTGGTTGATCTGGATGAGGCTTGCCGGCAGCAACAAGTAAATGATGGGTGTTTTGAGGTTATTGCCGAAGTACCAGAATATGCGATAACACTGACCATCCCGGCATTATTTTCGGGAAGTGCTATATTTTGTATGGTACCTGGTGAAAATAAAGCGCAGGCGATTTTACACACAGTAACACAGGATATTGAGGAGAAATACCCATCTACCATTTTGCGCAGGCACGAAAATGCTTATTTGTTTGCCGACGCCGAAAGTGCCGGATTTCTTTAA
- the nagA gene encoding N-acetylglucosamine-6-phosphate deacetylase produces the protein MSDRKLKIYNGNIITPYRIINNGTVVVTDGKITAVAEGNIDVAEAVEIDAGGSYIAPGFIDMHIHGGGGYDFMDGDVNSFLKIAETHVKYGTTAMCPTTLTSELSNLLQTLEHYEQARDLNTSGAQFLGMHLEGPYFSKNQSGAQDPRFMRNPDPAEYNQVLFHAHSIRRWSAAPELKGAMEFGRHLKSLGIIPAIAHTDAIYEEVLEAFENGYTLATHFYSAMSGVSRRNAFRYAGAIEAGYLIDEMDVEIIADGIHLPPPLLKLVYKIKGASRTALITDAMRATGMPEGRSILGNIHDGLEVIIEDGVAKMMDRSAFAGSVATADRLVRTMVGQAGVPLAEAIQMITATPARILGVADHKGTIMEGKDADLVLFDQDIRISMTIIKGKIVYQAKPEVQADPLTITA, from the coding sequence ATGAGCGATAGAAAATTAAAAATATACAATGGAAATATCATAACGCCATACCGTATCATAAACAATGGAACGGTGGTTGTTACCGATGGGAAGATTACAGCAGTTGCTGAGGGAAATATAGATGTGGCTGAGGCTGTTGAAATAGATGCTGGGGGCAGTTATATTGCACCGGGCTTTATAGATATGCACATTCATGGTGGAGGTGGCTATGATTTTATGGATGGGGATGTAAACTCATTTCTTAAAATCGCAGAAACGCATGTCAAATATGGTACAACGGCAATGTGCCCAACAACTCTGACCAGTGAATTGAGTAATTTATTGCAAACACTGGAACATTATGAACAAGCCCGGGATTTGAACACTTCAGGTGCCCAGTTTTTGGGGATGCACCTGGAGGGACCTTACTTTTCTAAAAATCAGAGCGGGGCACAGGACCCTCGTTTTATGCGCAATCCCGATCCTGCTGAGTATAACCAGGTTTTGTTTCATGCGCATTCCATCAGAAGGTGGAGTGCAGCACCAGAGCTAAAGGGGGCTATGGAATTTGGACGACATCTAAAATCGTTGGGCATTATCCCTGCCATAGCCCATACCGATGCTATTTATGAGGAGGTCCTGGAAGCATTTGAAAACGGTTATACCCTGGCTACACATTTTTATTCGGCGATGTCGGGTGTGAGCCGCCGAAACGCCTTCCGCTATGCGGGCGCAATAGAAGCGGGATACTTGATAGATGAAATGGATGTAGAGATTATAGCCGATGGCATACATCTTCCGCCACCTTTATTGAAACTTGTATACAAGATAAAAGGGGCCTCACGTACTGCGTTGATTACCGACGCCATGCGGGCTACAGGTATGCCTGAAGGAAGGAGTATACTGGGGAATATTCATGATGGACTGGAAGTGATTATTGAAGATGGCGTAGCTAAAATGATGGATCGGAGTGCTTTTGCCGGAAGTGTGGCTACGGCCGATAGGTTGGTAAGGACAATGGTTGGGCAGGCTGGGGTACCATTGGCGGAAGCCATTCAAATGATTACCGCTACTCCTGCCAGAATATTGGGTGTTGCAGATCATAAAGGAACCATTATGGAAGGAAAGGATGCCGATCTGGTGCTGTTTGATCAGGATATTCGCATCAGTATGACCATTATAAAGGGAAAGATTGTTTACCAGGCTAAACCTGAAGTACAAGCAGATCCATTGACCATTACCGCATAA
- a CDS encoding putative oxidoreductase C-terminal domain-containing protein — MLSLHQLKNNTKQNRILMAFCLLFVISTGCQQNENKVDEFKVRLLTLDPGHFHAALLQKSMYKEIDSVVHVYAPEGPELEAHLKLIDKYNNRLEEPTTWKEEVYKGKDYLQKMLDEKKGNVVVLAGNNGKKTAYIIKSVAAGLNVLSDKPMAIDMRGFEQLEQALAVADQNKVLLYDIMTERYEITNMLQKELSLQPEVFGTLQKGTLENPAVTKESVHHFFKYVSGAPLIRPQWYFDVNQEGNGLVDVTTHLVDMIQWACFSDQLIDFKSDVNMLSAKRWATAISPSQFKKSTGATVYPDFLKSAVKDSILNVYSNGEMNYTLKGVHARVSVIWNFEAPEGTGDTHYSVMKGTKANLVIKQGAEQQYKPTLYIEPISADQKIDEAGLKASLKKIAQTYSGLDLKAVKGGWEIVIPEKYKVGHEAHFAEVARKYLGFLKDGKLPEWEKKALLSKYYTTTKALELALKQ; from the coding sequence ATGCTTTCACTACATCAGTTGAAGAACAACACTAAACAAAATCGTATTTTGATGGCCTTTTGTCTGCTTTTTGTGATCAGCACCGGTTGTCAGCAAAATGAAAATAAAGTTGATGAGTTTAAGGTCAGGCTACTGACACTTGATCCGGGGCATTTTCATGCAGCCCTGCTGCAGAAATCTATGTACAAAGAGATTGATTCGGTAGTACATGTTTATGCACCTGAAGGGCCTGAACTGGAGGCGCACCTTAAACTGATTGATAAGTACAACAATAGACTGGAGGAACCAACAACCTGGAAGGAAGAAGTTTATAAAGGAAAGGATTACCTGCAGAAAATGCTGGACGAGAAGAAGGGAAATGTAGTGGTGCTGGCAGGAAACAATGGGAAAAAAACAGCTTATATTATTAAATCTGTTGCTGCCGGGCTTAATGTTTTGTCAGATAAACCCATGGCCATTGACATGAGAGGATTTGAACAGCTGGAACAGGCATTGGCTGTTGCCGACCAAAATAAAGTACTGCTGTACGATATCATGACCGAACGGTACGAAATTACCAATATGCTGCAAAAGGAATTATCGCTACAGCCAGAGGTATTTGGTACGTTGCAAAAAGGAACTTTAGAAAACCCTGCTGTAACCAAAGAGAGTGTACATCATTTTTTTAAATACGTTTCGGGGGCTCCTTTAATCCGCCCGCAATGGTATTTTGATGTGAATCAGGAAGGAAATGGATTGGTGGATGTGACTACCCATCTGGTAGATATGATACAATGGGCTTGTTTTTCCGATCAGCTGATCGACTTTAAAAGTGATGTCAATATGCTTTCGGCAAAACGATGGGCTACAGCAATCAGTCCCTCTCAGTTTAAAAAAAGTACGGGAGCTACAGTTTATCCAGATTTTTTGAAATCAGCTGTTAAAGACAGCATTTTAAATGTGTATTCGAATGGCGAGATGAATTATACCCTAAAGGGCGTACATGCCAGGGTTTCTGTGATATGGAATTTTGAAGCACCTGAAGGTACCGGTGATACCCATTATTCGGTAATGAAAGGTACAAAAGCTAATTTGGTGATTAAACAGGGAGCAGAGCAACAGTACAAGCCCACCCTTTATATAGAGCCAATAAGTGCCGACCAGAAAATAGATGAGGCAGGTTTAAAGGCTAGTTTAAAGAAAATAGCCCAAACCTATTCCGGGTTGGACCTGAAAGCAGTTAAAGGTGGCTGGGAAATTGTTATTCCCGAAAAGTATAAAGTTGGACATGAGGCTCATTTTGCTGAAGTGGCCAGAAAATACCTGGGCTTTTTAAAAGATGGAAAGTTGCCTGAATGGGAAAAGAAGGCATTGCTGAGTAAGTATTATACTACCACCAAAGCACTTGAACTGGCTTTGAAGCAATAA
- a CDS encoding sugar MFS transporter, producing MKKNNIASVAVSSLSRRDTLISILIIGLLFFIFGFVSWVNAILIPYFKIACELNNFQSYLVAFAFYISYFVMSVPSSYLLRSVGFKKGMMIGFWTMAVGAFIFVPAAFSRTYEVFLLGLFTLGSGLAILQTAANPYITVLGPKESAAQRISIMGICNKGAGILAPLLFAAVILRSTDGELFKQIPLMDEATRNATLDELIRRVIVPYACVGAVLLGLGLFVRFSPLPEINTEQESDDVALANSGKSSIFHFPHLILGAFGIFLHVGTQVIAIDTIIGYAGSMNIHLLEAKVFPSYTLFVTICGYLLGIALIPRWISQATALRICTFLGAIFTLLIIYAEGNINFLGHNTDISIWFVVLLGFANSLVWAGIWPLALDGLGRFTKLGASLMIMGLCGNAIMPLFYGYFADMFDLRTAYWVLFPCYMYLIFYAVYGHRLRNWSFKMI from the coding sequence ATGAAAAAAAATAATATTGCTTCGGTAGCTGTAAGCTCATTAAGCAGGCGGGATACGTTGATTTCTATTCTGATTATTGGCTTGCTGTTTTTTATTTTTGGCTTTGTAAGTTGGGTTAACGCCATTTTGATTCCTTATTTCAAAATTGCCTGCGAACTGAACAACTTCCAGTCGTACCTGGTGGCTTTTGCTTTTTACATTTCGTATTTTGTGATGTCGGTACCCTCTTCCTATCTCCTCAGATCTGTTGGATTTAAGAAAGGGATGATGATAGGTTTCTGGACCATGGCCGTTGGGGCATTTATTTTTGTGCCGGCTGCATTTTCGCGCACTTATGAGGTGTTTTTGTTGGGCTTGTTTACGTTGGGGTCCGGGCTGGCGATATTGCAGACTGCAGCCAACCCATATATTACCGTATTAGGGCCTAAGGAAAGTGCAGCACAACGCATCAGTATCATGGGCATCTGTAACAAAGGAGCGGGTATATTAGCTCCGCTATTGTTTGCTGCGGTAATTTTAAGGAGTACAGACGGGGAGCTGTTTAAACAGATTCCGTTGATGGATGAGGCGACTAGAAATGCCACCTTAGATGAACTGATCAGGAGGGTGATTGTACCTTATGCTTGCGTTGGCGCGGTGCTGCTGGGCTTGGGCCTATTTGTACGTTTTTCGCCACTTCCTGAAATCAATACAGAGCAGGAGAGTGATGATGTGGCATTGGCCAATTCCGGTAAAAGTAGCATTTTTCATTTCCCACATTTAATATTGGGCGCCTTTGGTATTTTTCTGCATGTGGGTACTCAGGTGATTGCTATTGATACCATTATTGGTTATGCTGGGTCGATGAATATCCATTTGCTTGAAGCTAAGGTATTTCCGTCCTATACTTTATTTGTGACCATTTGTGGCTATTTATTGGGGATTGCGCTTATCCCGAGATGGATCAGTCAGGCTACGGCGTTGCGCATCTGCACATTTTTAGGGGCAATATTTACTTTGCTGATTATTTATGCCGAGGGGAACATTAACTTTTTAGGACACAACACCGATATTTCCATCTGGTTTGTGGTGCTACTGGGTTTTGCCAACTCGTTGGTTTGGGCGGGTATATGGCCACTGGCGTTGGATGGTTTGGGTCGCTTTACCAAGCTAGGTGCTTCCTTAATGATTATGGGACTGTGTGGAAATGCCATTATGCCTTTGTTTTACGGGTATTTTGCAGATATGTTTGACCTGAGGACTGCTTACTGGGTTTTATTTCCCTGCTATATGTATCTCATATTTTATGCAGTTTACGGACACAGGTTGAGGAACTGGTCTTTTAAAATGATTTAA
- a CDS encoding Gfo/Idh/MocA family protein, whose protein sequence is MNHNKPELNQKTMNELEDNTRRNFIKNAVTGVAALSLGGILPGFSAKSYGSIIGANDKIRVAMMGVNARGLALANNFSIQPNCEITYVCDVDSRAADKCIGQVEKNQNKRPKAQPDFRKALEYKDVDALVVAAPDHWHAPAAILASKAGKHVYLEKPCSHNPNEGEILLAAANKYKNVIQMGNQRRSWPNIVAAIKELHGGVIGRPYFAKTWYTNNRPSIGIGKETAVPSWLNFDLWQGPAPRVAYKDNILHYNWHWFWNWGTGEALNNGTHMVDIARWGLGVDYPTRVTSSGGRYRYQDDWQTPDTQVIGLEFGNKASITWEGRSCNSRTIEGASVGVIFYAEKGSLQIDGSNGYTIYDLNNKLVKEVKNDTKVDARSLTNPSQALDALHINNFFDAIRKGTALNSDILSGHQSTLLVQLGNIAQRTGSTLDIDPKNGHILNNKEAMKYWKRTYQKGWEPTV, encoded by the coding sequence ATGAACCACAATAAACCTGAATTAAACCAAAAAACTATGAACGAACTGGAAGACAATACACGTAGAAATTTTATAAAAAATGCGGTAACGGGGGTTGCGGCATTGTCGCTTGGCGGGATACTGCCGGGCTTTAGTGCAAAAAGCTACGGGAGTATAATTGGTGCTAACGATAAGATCAGGGTAGCGATGATGGGCGTAAATGCCCGAGGCCTGGCGCTTGCAAATAATTTTTCTATACAGCCAAACTGTGAAATTACTTATGTATGTGATGTAGATAGTCGCGCTGCCGATAAATGTATTGGCCAGGTGGAAAAAAATCAGAATAAAAGACCTAAAGCCCAGCCTGATTTTAGAAAGGCATTGGAGTATAAAGATGTGGACGCATTGGTGGTAGCTGCACCTGATCACTGGCATGCGCCGGCGGCTATTCTGGCTTCTAAAGCAGGTAAGCATGTTTACCTGGAAAAACCATGCAGCCACAATCCTAACGAAGGGGAGATATTGCTTGCCGCTGCCAATAAATATAAAAATGTAATTCAGATGGGTAACCAGCGTCGTTCCTGGCCTAACATTGTGGCAGCAATTAAGGAGTTGCATGGTGGCGTAATTGGCAGACCGTATTTTGCCAAAACATGGTATACCAATAACCGCCCTTCCATAGGAATAGGAAAGGAAACAGCAGTACCATCCTGGTTAAACTTTGATTTGTGGCAGGGACCAGCGCCAAGGGTAGCCTATAAGGACAATATCCTGCATTACAACTGGCATTGGTTCTGGAACTGGGGAACAGGCGAGGCTTTAAATAATGGTACACATATGGTTGATATTGCCAGATGGGGATTAGGTGTAGATTATCCGACAAGGGTGACTTCATCCGGCGGGCGCTATAGGTATCAGGATGATTGGCAAACTCCAGATACACAAGTGATTGGTTTGGAGTTTGGTAATAAGGCTTCCATTACCTGGGAGGGCAGAAGCTGTAACAGCCGCACCATAGAGGGGGCTAGTGTGGGTGTTATATTTTATGCAGAAAAAGGCTCGCTTCAAATTGACGGATCGAATGGTTATACTATATACGATTTGAACAACAAACTGGTTAAGGAAGTGAAAAATGATACTAAAGTAGATGCCAGAAGTTTAACCAACCCATCTCAGGCTTTGGATGCCTTACACATCAATAATTTCTTTGATGCCATTAGAAAAGGAACAGCATTAAATTCTGATATTTTAAGTGGCCACCAAAGTACGCTGCTGGTGCAACTGGGCAATATTGCGCAACGCACGGGCAGTACGCTGGATATTGATCCTAAAAACGGGCACATCCTGAACAACAAGGAAGCCATGAAATACTGGAAGAGAACGTATCAAAAAGGCTGGGAACCTACTGTTTAA
- a CDS encoding Gfo/Idh/MocA family protein codes for MSNYNRRNFIRMAALAGAGLGISGSLSPLYGKTTRLAGKKVGIIGLDTSHAVAFTKTLNASDAAAVYAGYKVVAAYPQGSKDIQSSVERIPGYTEEVKKLGVEIVSSIADLLKKVDFVFLETNDGRLHLEQALLVLKAGKPMFIDKPIAASLADAKAIFAASKKYNTPVFSSSSLRYTEGIADIAQGKIGKVIGAETFSPAKYEKTHPDLFWYGIHGVETLFAVMGTGCKTVTRINTPDTDVVVGVWGDGRIGSFRGTRTGKSDYGGRVFGEKGNMTLGAFKGYNPLLEQIIKFFESGKVPVQPEETLEIAAFMEAADLSKAKGGAPVSMEKLLSKQK; via the coding sequence ATGAGTAATTATAACCGAAGGAATTTTATAAGAATGGCTGCGCTGGCAGGAGCAGGGTTAGGTATCTCGGGCAGTTTGAGTCCGCTTTATGGAAAAACAACGCGTTTGGCGGGTAAAAAGGTAGGGATCATTGGCCTGGACACCTCGCATGCGGTAGCCTTTACGAAAACGCTAAATGCCTCCGATGCGGCAGCAGTATATGCTGGTTATAAAGTGGTGGCCGCCTATCCTCAGGGAAGTAAAGACATACAAAGCAGCGTAGAAAGGATACCTGGATATACTGAAGAAGTAAAAAAACTGGGTGTAGAAATTGTTAGCTCTATTGCTGACCTGTTAAAGAAAGTTGATTTTGTTTTCCTGGAAACCAATGATGGACGTTTGCATCTTGAACAGGCGTTGCTGGTATTGAAGGCCGGAAAACCCATGTTTATAGATAAGCCTATTGCAGCCTCGCTGGCAGATGCAAAAGCCATATTTGCTGCATCAAAAAAATACAATACACCGGTATTCTCTTCTTCCTCATTAAGGTATACCGAAGGAATTGCCGATATCGCGCAGGGAAAGATAGGAAAGGTAATTGGAGCCGAAACCTTTAGTCCGGCTAAATATGAAAAGACGCATCCGGATTTGTTTTGGTACGGCATACATGGTGTAGAAACCTTGTTTGCTGTTATGGGGACAGGCTGTAAAACGGTAACGCGGATTAATACTCCGGATACGGATGTGGTAGTTGGCGTATGGGGCGACGGACGGATTGGTAGCTTTAGGGGTACGAGAACCGGCAAAAGTGATTACGGAGGCCGTGTTTTTGGAGAGAAGGGGAATATGACTTTGGGAGCGTTTAAAGGGTATAACCCCTTGCTTGAACAGATTATAAAATTCTTTGAAAGTGGCAAAGTTCCTGTACAGCCTGAAGAGACACTGGAGATAGCTGCTTTTATGGAAGCAGCAGATTTGAGCAAGGCCAAAGGCGGAGCTCCGGTAAGCATGGAAAAATTACTAAGTAAACAGAAATGA